In a genomic window of Myxococcota bacterium:
- the dusB gene encoding tRNA dihydrouridine synthase DusB, with amino-acid sequence MDPSYVSERNRGVRPAQPGEFAPLRIGPLELPVPVVLAPMAGITNPPFRTLCRGFGAGLYVSEMITARALVEGNAKTLRLAGFDPSEKPRSLQLYGVDSHYTGEAVRFLVGEGWVDHIDLNFGCPVPKVTRRGGGAAIPVKPNLLRDILRAAVGAAGEIPLTIKFRMGIDEDLFTFRETGHIAEEEGCSAVAMHARTAAQLYSGEARWEAIAALVDAVETIPVLGNGDIWEAWDALRMMRETGCDGVVVGRGCLGRPWLFRDLADVFSGREPEDPPNFGAVAAVMIDHAERLCAWMGERMGARNFRKHATWYTKGFPGSTKLRDALIRIESLGELRDILADTNGDEPFPAHAMRLPRGKRGSTQRVALPPGYLADRADATPPRAELDTVEAVSGG; translated from the coding sequence ATGGACCCGAGCTACGTGAGCGAGCGCAACCGCGGTGTGCGTCCGGCCCAGCCGGGCGAGTTCGCGCCCCTGCGCATCGGGCCGCTCGAGCTCCCGGTGCCGGTGGTCCTGGCGCCGATGGCGGGCATCACGAACCCGCCCTTCCGGACCCTGTGCCGGGGCTTCGGCGCTGGGCTCTACGTCAGCGAGATGATCACCGCGCGGGCGCTCGTCGAGGGCAACGCGAAGACGCTTCGGCTCGCCGGCTTCGATCCGAGCGAGAAGCCGCGGAGCCTCCAGCTCTACGGCGTCGACTCTCACTACACCGGTGAGGCGGTCCGGTTCCTGGTGGGCGAGGGGTGGGTCGACCACATCGACCTCAACTTCGGCTGCCCGGTTCCGAAGGTGACCCGCCGGGGCGGTGGAGCGGCGATCCCCGTGAAGCCGAATCTGCTTCGCGACATCCTGCGCGCTGCGGTGGGCGCCGCGGGCGAGATCCCGCTGACCATCAAGTTCCGCATGGGGATCGACGAGGATCTCTTCACCTTCCGCGAGACCGGCCACATCGCCGAAGAGGAGGGCTGCTCCGCCGTCGCGATGCACGCGCGCACCGCCGCTCAGCTCTACTCGGGGGAGGCGCGCTGGGAGGCGATCGCGGCGCTCGTCGACGCGGTCGAGACCATCCCGGTGCTCGGCAATGGCGACATCTGGGAAGCGTGGGACGCCCTGCGGATGATGCGCGAGACCGGTTGCGACGGCGTGGTCGTCGGACGGGGCTGCCTCGGACGCCCCTGGCTCTTCCGCGACCTGGCCGATGTCTTCTCCGGGCGCGAGCCCGAAGACCCGCCGAACTTCGGTGCGGTTGCCGCCGTGATGATCGATCACGCCGAGCGACTCTGCGCGTGGATGGGGGAGCGCATGGGCGCGCGCAACTTCCGCAAGCACGCGACCTGGTACACGAAGGGCTTTCCCGGGAGCACCAAGCTGCGCGACGCCCTGATTCGCATCGAGAGCCTGGGCGAGCTGCGCGACATCCTCGCCGACACGAACGGCGACGAACCCTTCCCCGCCCACGCGATGCGCCTGCCGCGCGGCAAGCGCGGCAGCACCCAGCGTGTCGCGCTGCCGCCCGGCTATCTGGCGGATCGCGCCGACGCCACGCCGCCACGCGCCGAACTCGACACCGTCGAAGCGGTGTCGGGCGGCTGA
- a CDS encoding S8 family serine peptidase, with product MARVSIAWIALALASACGGGGGGGGGGASGPPYTITGSMPAAVSTQVDSDTNNPSAPFTANDSSVTAQEISNPVTLGGHVNVAGAKPFGVPDGRTTVAGDAADWFRVSLAAGQTVRLQIAEDGNTNNVDLELRMLDTTLVASSTSTGRSEEITVMTTGDYYVVVVATAGFSNYTLTIGQTGMRADGPAPLMDFVPGEIIVRYHDGPSHPMNVMSAQAAAGRFAMDYMAGDADGPMLYSCKDPNDRALAFSALGISDDAPTRSIVAADPEARLREDTQKMVEALRAQPDVQSADLNYIRQPSAVPTDEFFPLQWHYQQVNLPTAWDGVSDNNGVIVAVIDTGVRTAHPDLAGQLVGGYDFIQSTAISNDGDGCDGNPDDPGDLAAGGSSFHGTHVAGTVVARTSLQGGGDANGVAGVAWNAEVMPLRVLGVGGGTDFDIMAAMRYAAGLDNACSVTPPATAQILNLSLGGPGFNQTFQDLVTTLRNDHDMVIVAAAGNDASSAPIYPAAYAGVISVSAVGPTQLLAPYSNFGATIDIAAPGGDFTRDTDGDGFPDGVLSTLFDVANNDFVYAFYQGTSMATPHVAGILALMLGVNPALTPVDIDNAINLGEITEDIGSPNFFGAGLIDAVKAVNKAAEGGGGGGVLAPVLRIEPDALNYGFLANSFTVTARNGGNAMAALNLMAPTFMSDDGMPWLTITPATVGADGLGDYTATIDRSGLADGLYTGTITFDSDSNDVMVPVIMQVGDATAAQSNAGHHFVLLVEPGTLATVDFVEVDPVSGSYSFAFGNVQPGQYMLIAGTDSDNDFVVCDEGEACGAYPTLETIVEIDVQSNLGLQFLTGFTSTVGTAGVGGTGRVGFSREVGGRVAPPVPAP from the coding sequence TTGGCGCGCGTCTCGATCGCGTGGATCGCGCTTGCGCTCGCATCCGCCTGTGGCGGCGGCGGAGGCGGTGGCGGCGGCGGCGCGTCCGGTCCTCCCTACACGATCACGGGTTCGATGCCCGCCGCGGTCTCGACCCAGGTCGACTCGGATACGAACAACCCGAGTGCGCCGTTCACGGCCAACGACTCTTCGGTGACCGCCCAGGAGATCAGCAACCCGGTCACCTTGGGCGGGCACGTCAACGTCGCGGGCGCGAAGCCGTTCGGGGTTCCCGACGGCCGCACCACGGTGGCGGGTGACGCGGCCGACTGGTTCCGCGTCTCTCTCGCCGCAGGCCAGACCGTGCGGCTGCAGATCGCCGAGGATGGGAACACCAACAACGTCGACCTCGAGCTGCGCATGCTCGACACGACGCTCGTGGCGAGCAGTACCTCCACCGGTCGCAGCGAGGAGATCACCGTGATGACGACGGGCGACTACTACGTCGTCGTCGTCGCCACCGCCGGCTTCTCGAACTACACGCTCACGATCGGCCAGACCGGGATGCGCGCCGACGGCCCGGCCCCGCTGATGGACTTCGTCCCGGGCGAGATCATCGTCCGCTACCACGACGGGCCGAGTCATCCCATGAACGTGATGAGCGCCCAGGCCGCGGCCGGGCGTTTCGCCATGGACTACATGGCCGGCGACGCCGACGGCCCGATGCTCTATTCCTGCAAGGACCCGAACGACCGGGCGCTGGCCTTCTCCGCGCTGGGTATCTCGGACGACGCCCCGACCCGCAGCATCGTCGCCGCCGATCCCGAGGCCCGCCTGCGCGAAGACACCCAGAAGATGGTGGAGGCGCTGCGCGCCCAGCCCGACGTGCAGTCGGCGGACCTCAACTACATCCGCCAGCCCAGCGCCGTTCCCACCGACGAGTTCTTCCCGCTCCAGTGGCACTACCAGCAGGTCAACCTTCCGACCGCCTGGGACGGTGTGTCCGACAACAACGGCGTGATCGTCGCGGTGATCGACACCGGCGTGAGGACCGCCCATCCCGATCTCGCCGGTCAGCTGGTGGGCGGCTACGACTTCATCCAGAGCACGGCCATCTCCAACGACGGCGACGGCTGCGACGGCAACCCAGACGATCCCGGCGACCTGGCCGCCGGCGGCAGCTCCTTCCACGGCACCCACGTGGCCGGCACGGTGGTTGCGCGGACCTCGCTCCAGGGCGGCGGTGACGCCAACGGTGTCGCGGGAGTCGCCTGGAACGCCGAGGTGATGCCCCTGCGCGTACTGGGCGTCGGCGGCGGCACCGACTTCGACATCATGGCGGCGATGCGGTACGCGGCCGGCCTCGACAACGCCTGTTCGGTCACGCCCCCGGCCACCGCCCAGATCCTGAACCTGAGTCTCGGCGGTCCCGGCTTCAACCAGACCTTCCAGGATCTGGTCACCACGCTGCGGAACGACCACGACATGGTGATCGTGGCTGCGGCCGGCAACGACGCGTCGTCGGCACCGATCTACCCGGCCGCCTATGCCGGCGTCATCTCCGTGTCGGCGGTGGGTCCGACCCAGCTCCTGGCGCCCTACTCGAACTTCGGGGCGACCATCGACATCGCTGCACCCGGTGGCGACTTCACCCGCGATACCGACGGTGACGGCTTCCCCGACGGCGTGCTGAGCACGCTCTTCGACGTCGCGAACAACGACTTCGTCTACGCCTTCTACCAGGGCACTTCGATGGCGACGCCCCACGTCGCGGGCATCCTGGCGCTGATGCTCGGGGTGAACCCGGCGCTCACCCCGGTCGACATCGACAACGCGATCAACCTCGGCGAGATCACCGAGGACATCGGCAGTCCCAACTTCTTCGGCGCGGGTTTGATCGATGCGGTCAAGGCCGTGAACAAAGCCGCCGAGGGCGGAGGTGGCGGCGGCGTCCTCGCACCGGTGCTGCGCATCGAGCCCGACGCGCTGAACTACGGGTTCCTCGCGAACAGCTTCACGGTGACTGCGCGCAACGGCGGCAACGCGATGGCCGCCCTGAACCTGATGGCCCCGACCTTCATGAGCGACGACGGCATGCCCTGGCTCACGATCACGCCGGCCACCGTGGGTGCCGACGGCCTCGGCGACTACACCGCGACCATCGACCGTTCCGGACTCGCCGACGGGCTCTACACCGGGACGATCACCTTCGACTCGGATTCCAACGACGTGATGGTGCCGGTGATCATGCAGGTCGGCGACGCCACCGCGGCCCAGTCGAATGCCGGCCACCACTTCGTGCTGCTCGTGGAGCCGGGGACACTCGCCACCGTCGACTTCGTCGAAGTCGACCCCGTGTCGGGTTCGTACTCGTTCGCCTTCGGGAACGTGCAGCCCGGTCAGTACATGCTGATCGCGGGGACGGATTCGGACAACGACTTCGTCGTATGCGACGAGGGCGAGGCGTGCGGTGCCTATCCGACCCTCGAGACCATCGTCGAGATCGACGTCCAGTCGAATCTGGGCCTGCAGTTCCTGACGGGCTTCACCTCGACGGTCGGGACCGCGGGTGTGGGGGGCACCGGTCGGGTCGGCTTCTCCCGCGAGGTGGGAGGCCGCGTCGCGCCTCCGGTGCCGGCCCCCTGA